Proteins encoded in a region of the Thunnus thynnus chromosome 8, fThuThy2.1, whole genome shotgun sequence genome:
- the LOC137188411 gene encoding uncharacterized protein: MMKLILSLTLIWTLSSTAEALECWVGHGTDIKQQTLTPCNSTDLCATVAYQENEIRNVTKDTTRLCVPSSLFSEGKHTYSFNVGFDAISATVHVCNTDGCNNQNISYPGVQKENNLQCFTCDDQSFSVCNKTLQCVGAQDRCMNGTVVDSENRGAVFRSFGCVSANLCKVASHLELLPVPILVKFSVAPKCCESSFCNSG; this comes from the exons ATGATGAAGCTGATCCTGTCTCTGACTCTCATCTGGACACTCTCCAGCACAG CTGAAGCTCTTGAGTGTTGGGTTGGTCATGGGACTGACATAAAGCAACAGACCTTAACTCCATGTAACTCTACTGACCTGTGTGCAACTGTTGCCTATCAAG AAAATGAGATTAGGAACGTCACTAAGGACACCACCAGGTTGTGTGTGCCATCCTCCCTTTTCAGTGAAGGAAAGCACACATATTCATTCAATGTTGGTTTTGATGCTATATCTGCAACTGTTCATGTGTGCAACACAGATGGCTGCAACAATCAAAACATTTCTT ACCCTGGTGTTCAGAAGGAAAACAACCTGCAGTGTTTCACCTGTGATGATCaatctttttctgtgtgtaacAAGACATTACAGTGTGTGGGAGCGCAGGACCGCTGCATGAATGGGACTG TGGTAGATAGTGAAAACAGGGGCGCAGTATTTCGTTCCTTTGGATGTGTCTCTGCAAACCTCTGTAAAGTTGCTTCTCACTTGGAACTCCTGCCTGTTCCTATTCTTGTTAAATTCAGTGTTGCACCAAAATGCTGTGAAAgcagcttctgtaactcagGCTAG